The following coding sequences lie in one Micromonospora sp. R77 genomic window:
- a CDS encoding nuclear transport factor 2 family protein yields the protein MSDLPETVVRRFFTLFDQGDLDAIRELLDPDFEWIYHGPPALPWAGVYRGTAGFDRFFEIVRGLIRVHECVPHRFIAAGDEVVVLGVSRTEVLANGARYEAQWMNVFTVHDGRIVRYLDLYDTASVVEALRAAPRQGVPV from the coding sequence ATGAGTGACCTTCCGGAGACCGTCGTCCGTCGGTTCTTCACGCTGTTCGACCAGGGCGACCTGGACGCCATCAGGGAACTGCTGGACCCCGACTTCGAGTGGATCTACCACGGGCCGCCCGCCCTGCCGTGGGCCGGCGTCTACCGGGGGACCGCGGGCTTCGACCGGTTCTTCGAGATCGTCCGGGGCCTGATCCGGGTGCACGAGTGCGTCCCCCACCGCTTCATCGCCGCCGGTGACGAGGTGGTCGTGCTCGGCGTCAGCCGCACCGAGGTGCTCGCCAACGGCGCCCGCTACGAGGCGCAGTGGATGAACGTCTTCACCGTCCACGACGGTCGCATCGTGCGATACCTGGACCTCTACGACACCGCCAGCGTGGTCGAGGCCCTGCGGGCCGCTCCCCGCCA